From the genome of Terriglobales bacterium, one region includes:
- the tnpB gene encoding IS66 family insertion sequence element accessory protein TnpB (TnpB, as the term is used for proteins encoded by IS66 family insertion elements, is considered an accessory protein, since TnpC, encoded by a neighboring gene, is a DDE family transposase.), with protein MIQITPQMRVLVAVESVDFRRGIDGLARVCRETLNADPFGGAVFVFRSRRGHAIKLLVYDGQGFWLCHKRLSQGRFRWWPSGTAGAGTALRAHELQVLLCGGDPGSTKAAPVWRELGAAG; from the coding sequence ATGATCCAGATCACGCCGCAGATGCGGGTGCTGGTGGCGGTGGAGTCGGTAGACTTCCGCCGGGGGATCGATGGCCTGGCGCGGGTGTGCCGGGAGACGTTGAATGCGGACCCATTCGGCGGCGCGGTCTTCGTGTTCCGGAGCCGTCGGGGGCATGCCATCAAGCTGTTGGTGTACGACGGGCAGGGATTTTGGCTGTGCCACAAGCGATTGTCGCAAGGACGTTTTCGCTGGTGGCCGTCGGGGACGGCAGGAGCGGGTACAGCCCTGCGCGCGCACGAGTTGCAGGTACTGCTGTGTGGTGGCGACCCAGGCTCGACCAAGGCGGCGCCGGTGTGGCGCGAGCTCGGCGCTGCTGGTTGA